A genome region from Macrotis lagotis isolate mMagLag1 chromosome 4, bilby.v1.9.chrom.fasta, whole genome shotgun sequence includes the following:
- the LOC141521493 gene encoding small ribosomal subunit protein eS4-like, giving the protein MARGPKKHLKHVAAPKQWMLDKLTGVFAPRPSTVPHKLRECLPLIIFLRNRLRYALTGDEVKKICMQQFIKIDGKVCTDITYPAGFMDVISIEKTGEHFHLVYDTKGRFAVHRITAEEAKYKLSKVRKIFVGTKGIPHLVTHDACTIHYPDPLIKVKDTVQIDLEAGKITDFIKFDTGNLCMVTSGTNLGRIGVITNREKHPGSFDVVHVKDANGNSFATRLSNIFVIGKGNKPWISLPRGKGIRLTIAEERDKRLAAKQSSG; this is encoded by the coding sequence ATGGCTCGTGGTCCCAAGAAACATCTGAAACATGTAGCAGCTCCAAAGCAATGGATGCTGGATAAGTTAACAGGAGTATTTGCTCCAAGACCATCTACAGTTCCCCACAAGTTGAGAGAATGTCTCCCCCTCATCATCTTCCTGAGAAACAGGCTCAGGTATGCCCTTACTGGAGATGAAGTAAAGAAGATCTGCATGCAGCAATTCATTAAGATTGATGGCAAAGTCTGCACTGATATCACATATCCTGCTGGTTTTATGGATGTCATTAGCATTGAGAAGACAGGGGAACATTTCCATTTGGTATATGACACAAAGGGACGCTTTGCTGTTCATCGTATCACAGCTGAGGAGGCTAAATATAAGTTAAGCAAAGTGAGAAAAATCTTTGTGGGCACAAAGGGTATTCCCCATCTGGTGACCCATGATGCCTGTACTATCCATTATCCAGATCCCCTCATCAAAGTGAAGGATACAGTTCAGATTGATTTAGAAGCTGGCAAAATCACTGATTTCATCAAGTTTGATACTGGAAACCTATGTATGGTGACCAGTGGAACCAACTTGGGTCGAATTGGTGTGATTACAAATAGGGAGAAACATCCTGGCTCTTTTGATGTTGTTCATGTAAAAGATGCCAATGGCAATAGTTTTGCCACTAGGCTTTCAAACATTTTTGTTATTGGCAAAGGTAATAAGCCTTGGATCTCTCTTCCCAGAGGAAAGGGTATCCGTCTTACAATTGCTgaggagagagataagagatTGGCAGCTAAGCAGAGCAGTGGCTAA